The Micromonospora sp. NBC_00421 genome contains a region encoding:
- a CDS encoding LacI family DNA-binding transcriptional regulator, with translation MAEDRATLSEIATAAGVSVPTVSKVLNGRPDVAPATRRRIQDLLDRRSYTARRAPSMPGAAGLIDLVFRDLGSPWAMQILDGVEELAYRAGVGVVVSAVHGRSRSRPDRRWIEQLSKRRCDGVLLVLSDLSPSQQGQLNELGIPVVIIDPAGQPGAGIPSVGATNWSGGVAAAEHLLDLGHHRIAVIGGPPTVPCSRARVDGYRAAMNAANRKIPAGYVRHGDFTSPSGYREMNALLDLAQPPSAVFACADEMALGAYEALYERGARVPDDISIVGFDDLDSARWAAPPLTTVRQPLAEMAGMATRMLLSLIAGEGLDSHRIELATPLIVRHSTRRLP, from the coding sequence ATGGCGGAGGACCGGGCGACGCTGTCGGAGATCGCGACGGCCGCGGGGGTGTCCGTCCCCACCGTCTCGAAGGTGCTCAACGGTAGACCCGACGTCGCCCCGGCGACCCGGCGTCGCATCCAGGACCTGCTCGACAGGCGGTCGTACACCGCCCGCCGGGCGCCCTCGATGCCCGGTGCCGCCGGCCTCATCGACCTGGTCTTCCGGGATCTCGGCAGCCCCTGGGCGATGCAGATCCTCGACGGCGTCGAGGAGTTGGCCTACCGGGCCGGCGTCGGGGTGGTGGTCTCCGCCGTGCACGGCCGCAGCCGCAGCCGCCCCGACCGGCGGTGGATCGAACAGCTCTCCAAGCGCCGCTGCGACGGGGTGCTGCTCGTGCTCTCCGACCTGTCCCCCAGCCAGCAGGGTCAGCTCAACGAGCTCGGCATCCCGGTGGTCATCATCGACCCGGCCGGCCAACCCGGCGCCGGCATCCCCTCGGTGGGCGCGACCAACTGGTCCGGGGGCGTGGCCGCCGCCGAACACCTGCTCGACCTGGGCCACCACCGGATCGCCGTGATCGGCGGGCCACCGACCGTGCCGTGCAGCCGCGCCCGGGTCGACGGGTACCGGGCCGCGATGAACGCCGCCAACCGCAAGATCCCCGCCGGGTACGTCCGGCACGGCGACTTCACCTCCCCGTCGGGCTATCGGGAGATGAACGCCCTGCTTGACCTCGCCCAACCGCCCAGCGCCGTGTTCGCCTGCGCCGACGAGATGGCGTTGGGCGCCTACGAGGCGCTCTACGAGCGCGGCGCCCGGGTTCCCGACGACATCAGCATCGTCGGCTTCGACGACCTCGACTCCGCCCGCTGGGCCGCCCCGCCGCTGACCACCGTCCGCCAGCCGCTGGCCGAGATGGCCGGCATGGCGACCCGGATGCTGTTGTCGCTGATCGCCGGGGAGGGGCTGGACAGCCATCGGATCGAGCTGGCCACCCCGCTGATCGTCCGGCACAGCACCCGACGCCTGCCCTGA
- a CDS encoding SpoIIE family protein phosphatase: MAEAEAWRSVFTGTSEMAARMRAFDWSATSLGPVDEWPASLRTATRICLTSRFPMIVWWGPELRFIYNDAYGPLLGSKHPALGKPGDQVWPEIWEIIGPMLRGVVETGEATWSEDLLLPMNRHGYWEETYWTYSYSPLHDDDGVVRGVFTAVSDTTERVIGQRRLAALQDLGAQAGTARTVGEACELVATSLGRAGVDVPYAAVHLRTGDGDLSLAASTLAGEVDRSTGAAPPVWPVATVLADGLPAQLTDVLTSVGELPTGGWQTAPTEAVVLPLHGETGAEDIGVIVLAASAGRALDDGYRTFLDLVAQQTAALINGAVAYEVQQQRAEELVELDRAKTAFFSNISHEFRTPLTLINGPLQELRARLGDQDEQVRAELEVINRNALRLGKLVTALLDFSRIEAGRMQASYEPVDLARFTAELASVFRAAVERAGLTLDVDCPPLSRPVHVDRAMWEKVVLNLLSNALKFTFHGGIRVSVAEHDGIPAVQIADTGIGVPADEIPRLFERFHRVPQARSRSHEGSGIGLALVKELVGLHGGTITVDSAPDVGTTFTVRLPFGVAHLPAEHVVTGTATPATSDSAEPFVREALRWLPADDTGDRPLPDPHRPDDAGADRPRVLIADDNADMREYLHRLLRSRYDVTAVGDGYAALARARTELPDLIVSDVMMPGLDGLELVAALRAEPRTMGVPVLLLSARAGQEAAVEGLEAGADDYLVKPFSAEELLARVRANVDLARLRNHHANWRAAMINSLQEGFFVLDADGALVEMNTAFADLFGYGPEGVPYRPRYPWWPDGTTDPSANRLVADAFAQAMTVPHGSFVVPLRHRDGHRLWTAVAFNAVTDDHGRRMVVGTIRDVTAERYAVQRETALSALNQRLSRAASTTEVLHAGVEELRHLWQARRVLAAHWEASGAPTLTATAASDWAQLPGPVRDTITALRSQPPLRITIDPATGVRPAGAGTTVDSPQGPLVIWLELDPARGFGTEDQMLLLLLCGALGQALQRAHAADQQREVAVALQRAILGPADLPDGFAVRYEPATRPLEVGGDWYDAVNLPDGRIGIVVGDCVGRGLPAAAVMGQLRSACRALLLEASSPAQVLTALDRFARMLPGAACTTMFCGILDPETGKLTYSSAGHPPAILTHPDGRTELLAGGRGSPLGIPSRGGRPDATSLVPPRAVLLLYTDGLVERRRQSLDTGIAQAASAVREDHTAGVEQLADRVMSRMTPQGGYDDIALLLYRHPAPLELSFPADRSQMAPVRSTLRQWLRRTGADPHLAQDVLVATGEACANAVEHGHRDARPGLIRLLAVAAGADLFVRVADSGRWKVPEIDHDRGRGINLMRALMAHVEIQTTDAGTTVELHTRIPA, translated from the coding sequence ATGGCCGAAGCTGAGGCGTGGCGTTCCGTGTTCACCGGCACCAGTGAGATGGCGGCGCGGATGCGTGCCTTCGACTGGTCCGCCACCTCGCTCGGCCCGGTCGACGAATGGCCGGCGAGTCTGCGTACGGCCACCCGGATCTGCCTGACCTCCCGCTTCCCCATGATCGTGTGGTGGGGGCCGGAGCTGCGGTTCATCTACAACGACGCCTACGGCCCGCTGCTCGGCAGCAAGCACCCCGCGCTGGGCAAGCCGGGTGACCAGGTGTGGCCCGAGATCTGGGAGATCATCGGGCCGATGCTGCGCGGCGTGGTGGAGACCGGCGAGGCGACCTGGTCGGAGGACCTGCTGCTGCCGATGAACCGGCACGGGTACTGGGAGGAGACCTACTGGACGTACTCCTACAGCCCGCTGCACGACGACGACGGTGTGGTACGCGGTGTCTTCACCGCGGTCAGCGACACCACCGAGCGGGTGATCGGCCAACGCCGGCTCGCCGCGTTGCAGGACCTGGGCGCGCAGGCCGGCACCGCCCGCACAGTGGGGGAGGCGTGTGAACTGGTCGCCACCTCGCTCGGCCGGGCCGGGGTCGACGTGCCGTACGCGGCGGTGCACCTGCGTACCGGTGACGGTGACCTGAGTCTGGCCGCCAGCACCCTGGCCGGTGAGGTCGACCGGTCCACCGGGGCGGCTCCGCCGGTGTGGCCGGTGGCCACCGTCCTCGCTGACGGCCTGCCGGCCCAGCTCACCGACGTCCTCACCAGCGTCGGTGAGCTGCCTACCGGTGGTTGGCAGACCGCACCGACCGAGGCGGTGGTGCTGCCGCTGCACGGCGAGACCGGTGCCGAGGACATCGGCGTCATCGTCCTGGCCGCCAGCGCCGGCCGGGCGCTCGACGACGGTTACCGCACCTTCCTCGACCTGGTGGCCCAGCAGACCGCCGCGTTGATCAACGGCGCGGTGGCCTACGAGGTGCAGCAGCAGCGGGCCGAGGAGCTGGTGGAGCTGGACCGGGCGAAGACGGCGTTCTTCTCCAACATCAGCCACGAGTTCCGTACCCCGCTCACCCTGATCAACGGACCGTTGCAGGAGTTGCGCGCCCGCCTGGGCGACCAGGACGAGCAGGTTCGCGCCGAGCTGGAGGTCATCAACCGCAACGCGCTGCGGCTGGGCAAGCTGGTCACCGCGCTGCTCGACTTCTCCCGCATCGAGGCCGGCCGGATGCAGGCCAGCTACGAGCCGGTCGACCTGGCCCGGTTCACCGCCGAGCTGGCCAGCGTGTTCCGGGCGGCGGTCGAACGTGCCGGCCTCACCCTCGACGTGGACTGCCCACCACTGTCCCGGCCGGTCCACGTCGACCGGGCGATGTGGGAGAAGGTGGTCCTCAACCTGCTCAGCAACGCCCTGAAGTTCACCTTCCACGGTGGCATCCGGGTCTCGGTGGCCGAGCACGACGGCATACCGGCGGTGCAGATCGCCGACACCGGCATCGGGGTGCCGGCCGACGAGATCCCCCGGTTGTTCGAGCGCTTCCACCGGGTGCCGCAGGCCCGGTCCCGGTCCCACGAGGGCAGCGGTATCGGACTGGCCCTGGTCAAGGAGTTGGTCGGCCTGCACGGCGGCACGATCACCGTCGACAGTGCCCCGGACGTGGGCACCACCTTCACCGTCCGGCTCCCGTTCGGCGTCGCCCACCTGCCCGCCGAGCACGTCGTCACCGGCACCGCGACGCCGGCGACGTCGGACAGCGCCGAACCGTTCGTCCGGGAGGCGCTGCGCTGGCTGCCCGCCGACGACACCGGCGACCGGCCGTTGCCCGACCCGCACCGGCCCGACGACGCCGGCGCCGACCGGCCCCGGGTGCTGATCGCCGACGACAACGCCGACATGCGCGAGTACCTGCACCGCCTGCTGCGTTCGCGCTACGACGTCACCGCGGTGGGCGACGGGTACGCCGCCCTGGCCCGCGCCCGGACCGAGCTGCCCGACCTGATCGTCAGCGACGTGATGATGCCCGGCCTGGACGGCCTCGAACTGGTCGCCGCGCTCCGCGCGGAGCCCCGCACCATGGGGGTGCCGGTGCTGCTGTTGTCGGCCCGCGCCGGCCAGGAGGCAGCCGTCGAGGGGTTGGAGGCCGGTGCCGACGACTACCTCGTCAAGCCCTTCTCCGCCGAGGAACTGTTGGCCCGGGTCCGGGCCAACGTCGACCTGGCCCGGTTGCGCAACCACCACGCCAACTGGCGGGCCGCGATGATCAACTCGTTGCAGGAGGGCTTCTTCGTCCTCGACGCCGACGGCGCGCTGGTCGAGATGAACACCGCCTTCGCCGACCTGTTCGGGTACGGCCCGGAGGGCGTGCCGTACCGTCCGCGCTATCCGTGGTGGCCCGACGGCACGACCGACCCGTCGGCGAACCGGTTGGTGGCCGACGCGTTCGCCCAGGCCATGACGGTGCCCCACGGCTCCTTCGTGGTGCCGTTGCGACACCGTGACGGCCACCGGCTCTGGACGGCCGTCGCCTTCAACGCGGTCACCGACGACCACGGCCGGCGGATGGTGGTCGGCACCATCCGCGACGTCACCGCCGAACGGTACGCGGTGCAGCGGGAAACCGCCCTCAGCGCACTCAACCAGCGGTTGTCCCGGGCAGCCAGCACCACCGAGGTGTTGCACGCCGGGGTGGAGGAGCTGCGCCATCTGTGGCAGGCCCGTCGGGTCCTCGCCGCCCACTGGGAAGCGAGCGGTGCACCGACGTTGACCGCCACGGCCGCCTCCGACTGGGCGCAGCTCCCCGGCCCGGTCCGCGACACGATCACCGCTCTCCGGTCGCAGCCGCCGTTGCGGATCACCATCGACCCGGCCACCGGTGTTCGACCGGCCGGTGCCGGCACCACTGTCGACTCGCCGCAGGGGCCGCTGGTGATCTGGCTCGAACTCGACCCGGCGCGGGGGTTCGGCACCGAGGACCAGATGCTGCTGCTGCTTCTGTGCGGGGCACTCGGGCAGGCGTTGCAGCGGGCCCACGCCGCCGACCAGCAACGTGAGGTGGCGGTGGCGTTGCAACGCGCCATCCTCGGCCCAGCCGACCTGCCCGACGGCTTCGCCGTCCGGTACGAGCCGGCGACCCGCCCGCTCGAGGTCGGTGGCGACTGGTACGACGCGGTGAACCTGCCGGACGGTCGGATCGGCATCGTCGTCGGCGACTGCGTCGGCCGGGGTCTGCCCGCCGCTGCCGTGATGGGGCAACTGCGCAGTGCCTGCCGGGCGCTGCTGCTGGAGGCGTCCAGCCCGGCGCAGGTGCTCACCGCGCTGGACCGGTTCGCCCGGATGCTGCCCGGGGCGGCCTGCACCACGATGTTCTGCGGCATCCTCGACCCGGAGACCGGGAAGCTGACGTACAGCAGCGCCGGGCATCCGCCCGCGATCCTGACCCACCCCGACGGTCGTACCGAGCTGCTGGCCGGGGGGCGGGGCAGCCCGTTGGGGATTCCGTCCCGGGGCGGTCGTCCCGACGCGACGAGCCTCGTCCCACCCCGCGCCGTGCTGCTGCTCTACACCGACGGTCTGGTGGAACGGCGCCGCCAGTCGCTCGACACCGGTATCGCGCAGGCCGCCTCCGCGGTGCGGGAGGACCACACCGCCGGGGTGGAGCAGCTCGCCGACCGGGTGATGAGCCGGATGACCCCGCAGGGCGGCTACGACGACATCGCGCTGCTGCTCTACCGTCATCCGGCGCCGCTGGAGCTGTCGTTTCCCGCCGACCGGTCGCAGATGGCCCCGGTGCGGTCCACCCTGCGACAGTGGCTGCGTCGTACCGGCGCCGACCCGCACCTGGCCCAGGACGTGCTCGTGGCCACCGGTGAGGCCTGCGCGAACGCGGTCGAGCACGGCCACCGCGACGCCCGACCCGGGCTGATCCGCCTGCTCGCCGTGGCCGCCGGTGCCGACCTGTTCGTCAGGGTGGCCGACTCCGGTCGGTGGAAGGTGCCCGAGATCGATCACGACCGGGGCCGCGGCATCAACCTGATGCGTGCGTTGATGGCGCACGTCGAGATCCAGACCACCGATGCCGGCACCACCGTCGAGCTGCACACGAGGATTCCCGCATGA
- a CDS encoding STAS domain-containing protein, with protein sequence MNTPLDLVTGLQADGTPVLTVVGEIDMSNADLFRAAIADAVVDGHRLTVDLSAVEYLDSAALAALFAHVDRLEVVANPLLDSVLTISGLRELTTVTLSGSQT encoded by the coding sequence ATGAACACGCCTCTGGACCTGGTCACCGGCCTCCAGGCGGACGGTACCCCGGTGCTGACCGTCGTCGGTGAGATCGACATGAGCAACGCCGACCTGTTCCGGGCCGCGATCGCCGACGCCGTCGTCGACGGGCACCGGCTGACCGTGGACCTGTCCGCCGTGGAGTATCTGGACAGCGCCGCGCTCGCGGCGTTGTTCGCCCACGTCGACCGCCTCGAGGTGGTGGCGAATCCGCTGCTGGACAGCGTCCTGACCATCTCCGGTCTGCGCGAGCTCACCACGGTGACGCTGTCGGGATCCCAAACCTGA